In the Stakelama saccharophila genome, GCCCTGGGGCCGGAGATGCGGGCCAGCAGGAGCGTCAGGCCGAGGCCGAGCGAAGCCGCGACGAGCGCGCATGAAACCAGCACGATGATCGTGCCGAACAGCTTCGGATGGCCGAACACGGCGATGGGCAGGATGAAGGACAGGATGAACGCCGCGAAGGACAGCATGATCGTCGCGGCGATGCCCAGCAGTTTCGCCAGCATCACCGTGCGCGCCCCGATCGGCGCCGACAGCATCAGGTCGAGGTCGCCGCTTTCATAGAGCGTGCGCTGCGCGCCCAGCATGGCCTGGGTTACCATGAAGCTGAACATCAGGATGACGGCGGTGAGTGCGGCGACCAGCGCGGTCGGGTTTTCCGGGATCGGCGTTGCGCGCAGGAGATAGCCGGTGAAGATGCCGAAGGCGATCAGGCCGGCGAGAAGCACGTAACGCAGTACGACCAGCCGCGTTCGCTTCGCCCGCGACCGGAAGCCGACGCGGATTTCGTGGAGCAGCAGCCAGGCGAGCGACGGCGCCGGCAGGCGGCGCATCAGCCAGCCGGTCATGCGGGCTCGCTCGTCAGGCGGATGAAGGTGTCCTCCAGCGTCATGTCGTCCGACCCGGCCAGGCTGCGCAGTTCGTCGAGCGTGCCTTCGGCATGGAGGTGGCCGTCGGCGATGATGCCGATGCGATCGGCGAGGCGTTCGGCGACCTCCAGGATATGGGTGGTGACGATGACGGTCGCTCCGGCATCGACCTGGGCGCGCAGCGTGTCCTTCACCGCGCGCGCCATTTCGGCGTCGAGGCCGGTGAGCGGTTCGTCGAGGATCAGCAGGCGCGGCTTGTGGATCAGCGCGCCGGCAAGCGCCACCTTCTGCTTCATGCCGCGCGAAAAGCCCTCGCACCGTGTATCGCGCACGTCCCACAGCCGGAGCCAGCGCAGCAGCCGCTCCGCCTCGTCCGCCGCCTCGGCCGGCGGGATCGACCAGAGGCCGGCGACGAAGGCGAGATATTCGGCCGGCGTCAGCTTGTCGTAGAGCATCGGTTCGTCCGGCAGCCATGCGGTGATCGCCTTTGCCGCTAGCGGGTCGGCGCGGGTGTCGATGCCGTAGATCGCGATGCTGCCGCGATCCATCGGCGTCAGGCCGACGACCATGCGCAGCGTCGTCGTCTTGCCCGCGCCGTTCGGGCCCAGCAGCGCGTAAAGTTGCCCCGAGGCGATCTCGAGGTCGAGATCCCGAATGACCGGCTTGTCGAAGGCCTTGGAAAGCTTGGTGATGCGGAGCGCGGGATCGGTCATGGCGGCGCAGCCTATCGGGCGCGGCGCGGCGTGCAACTCGAAAGCCAATAGCGATGGTGCGGCGCGCCGGAGGGTCGGCGGTTCGCCATGTGCTGTGAAGCCCTTTCTTCGCGCGCCGACCTTCGCTAACGCCGTCGGCGATGACGGATTTGGATCAACCGGTGACGGGCCGCTTTGCGGGGCAGGAGCACCGCTTTCCCGTGCGCGTCTATTTCGAGGACACCGATCTTTCCGGCATCGTCTATCACGCCAATTATTTGCGCTTCATGGAGCGGGCGCGCTCCGACATGCTGCGCTGCGCCGGTATCGACCAGCGCGCGGCGTTCGAAGCGGGCGAGGGCGCCTATGCCGTGCGCCACATGGACCTGGATTTCGTTGCGCCTGCGAAACTCGACGACGCGCTGTTGGTTGTCAGTCGGGTGTCGCGCGTGCGTGCGGCGGCCGTCGACATTCAGCAGAGAGTCATGCGCGGGGATGCGATATTGCTCGACGCGACAGTGGAAGCGGTCTTCGTCGCGCCCAGCGGCCGGCCGAGGCGACAGCCGAAGGACTGGGTGGCGGCGTTCACGCCATTGATTACGAAGGGGAAATAGAACTCGATGGACCTATTCGTGCAAACCGATGCCGCGACCCTGTCGCCGGTCGCGCTGTTCCTGCAGGCCGACTGGGTCGTGAAGTTCGTGATGCTGGGGCTGCTCCTCGCCAGCATCTGGACCTGGACGATCATCTTCACCTTTCTCTTTCGCCTGAAGAACGCGCGCAAGTCGATCGACAAGTTCGAACGCGAATTCCGCAAGGCCGAGGACATCGACGCATTCCACCGTATGCGCGGCGACAGCGACATCGCCGTGGCGCGCGTCTTTTCCGCCGGCGTGACGGAATGGCGGCGTTCGACCAAGGGCCGCGCGATCGACCGCGAAGGAACGCGCGAACGGCTGGGCACCGCCATGGCGACGGCGGTCGCGAACGAGGTGGACCAGTTGTCCGGCCGGCTCAACATTCTCGCCACCATCGGCTCGGTCGCGCCCTTCGTTGGCCTGTTCGGCACGGTGTGGGGCATCATGCGCAGCTTCACCGCGATCGCCGGCGAGCAGAGTTCGTCGCTCGCCGTCGTTGCGCCGGGTATCGCCGAGGCGCTGTTCGCGACCGCGATCGGCCTGTTCGCGGCCATCCCCGCGGTGATCGCCTATAACCGCTTCAGCCACGGCATCGACCGGGTCGAGGCGCGGCTGAACCGCTTCGCCGACGGCTTTCACAACACGCTGAGCCGGCAGTTGGAGACGGGAGCCTAGGCCATGGCCGTTAACCTGCCTTCGTCGCGCGGCAAGGGGCGGCGCGCGCCCATGGCCGAGATCAACGTGACGCCGCTGGTGGACGTGATGCTGGTCTTGCTGATCATCTTCATGGTGACGGCGCCGCTTCTGACCGCGGGCGTGCCGGTGAACTTGCCGGAAAGCCGGGCCAAGCCGCTGGAACAGAGCCAGAAGCCGATTCAGGTGTCGCTGGACGACAGCGGCCGCATCTATGTCGATGACGAGGCGGTGACCGATCGGATGCTTCCCGACGTGCTGGCGCGGCGTGCGGGCGCGGCCGGGGCCGAGCCGCCGCAGGTCTATCTGCGTGCGGATCGGGGCCTGGATTACGGCCGGGTGATGCTGGTGATGGGCGAACTCAACCGGGCGGGCCTGAACCGCGTCGCGCTGGTCACGGTCGGATCCGACCAGCAGTGACGGAGCGCGCGCCATGATGCGCGGGGACAAGGCCGCGCTGGGGGTGGCCGTGGCGGCGCACGTGGTGCTGTTCGGCCTGCTATCCGTCGGCTTTCTGTCGACGCCCAATCCCCTGAACCTGGAATCGAAGCCGCTGGACGTGTCGCTGGTCGATGAGATCGCGCTCGAATCGGCGGCGCCGGTCGCGACCGAGGACCCGGCGGCCTCGCTGGCGCCCGAGATCGGCGATCCGAGCGACGCGCCCGCACCGGCGGATGCCGCCGCCGATCTGGCGCCCGCCACGCCGCAGCCCGAGGCGGAGCCGGAGCCCGCGCCCAAGCCGGCCGAAAGCGAAAAGCCCGCGCCGAAGAAACCCGCGCCCGAAAAACCGGCGAAGAAGGAGCCGGCCAAGCGCGAAACCGGCAAGCGCGCCGAAGCGAAGCCGGAGCCCAAGAAGGCGCAAGGGTCGGACAAGAGTTCCGACAAGCGTGCCCGCGGATCGCGCCTGGGCGACGACTTCCTGAAGGGGATCACCGATACCGGCACCGGCAAGGGCGAGACGCCGCGCGCGGAAAAGATCGGGTCGGCCGTGGTGGCGAATCTCGCCGACGCGATCAGGCGGCAGGTGCAGCCCTGCGCCAATCGCGTCACCAACCCCGGCCCCGGCGCGAACGAGATCGTCACGAAGCTGCGTATCCGGATGAATCCCGACGGATCGCTCGCCGCCCGCCCCGAACTGCGCGGGCAGACGGGCGTGGGCGGCGAGAACCGGCGCTATGCCCGCCGGGTCGCGGAACTGGCGACGAGTGCTTTCATCGCCTGCGCGCCGTACAATCTGCCGAAACAATATTATGAAGGCGGCTGGGAAGACATCATTTTGACGTACAAGCTGCCCGGATAAGGGCGATGCCGGAGGACAAGATGCCGAAGATAGTAACCAGGCTCGCGGCCATGCTGGCCCCGCTTGCCGCGCTTTTGATCGCAGCGCCCGCCGCCGCGCAGGTCGAAGTCGACGTCGTCGGCGGCATTTCGGAGCCGATGCCCATCGCCATCCCGCCGATGCCGGCGGCGGCGCCGGCGCAGACGGCGGCCGGATCGACCACCGACCTGGGACGGCAGATGGCCGAGGTGGTCAGCAATGACCTGAAGAATTCGGGCCTGTTCCGGCCGCTCGGGTCCGGCCTGTTGCGGCCGGTTTCCTTTCCGCAGGTGACGGCGCCCGCCTTCGATTACTGGAGCGGCACCGGCGCGCAGGCGCTGGTCCAGGGATTCGTCCGCGCCAATGACAACGGCACGCTGACGGTCGGCTGCTACCTGTACGACGTGTTCGCGCGCACCGAGCTGACGCGGCAGGGTTTCGTGGTGCAGCCCAGGGACTGGCGCCGCGCGGCGCACAAATGCGCCGACACGGTCTATTCGCGCCTGACGGGCGAGGGGCCGTATTTCGACAGCCGCATCGTCTATGTCTCCGAAACGGGGCCGAAGGATCACCGCATCAAGCGGCTGGCGATCATGGATCAGGACGGCGCCAATCACCGTTTCCTCACCAATGGCCAGTCGATCGTGCTGACGCCGCGCTTTGCGCCCAACCAGCAGAAGATCGTCTATATGAGCTACGAGAACGATCGCCCGTCCATCTATACCTATGACCTGACCAGCGGACGGTCGCGCCGGCTGGTGTCGAACGTGGCGCTCGCCTTCGCGCCGCGATTCTCGCCGGACGGACGCTATGTGCTGTTTTCCATGGCGCGCGGCGGCAATACCGACATCTATCGCATATCCGCCACCGGCGGATCGCCGCAGCGGCTGACGGATGCGCCGGGTATCGATACCGGCGGCAGCTATTCGCCCGACGGATCGCGCATCGTGTTCGAAAGCGACCGTTCCGGCACGCAGCAGCTCTACGTGATGAATGCCGACGGCTCGGGCGAGCACCGGATCAGTTTCGGCGGCGGCCGCTATGCCACGCCGACATGGAGCCCGCGCGGCGACCTGATCGCCTTCACCAAGATCACCGGAGATTTCCGTATCGCCATCATGAGCCCCGATGGCGGCGGCGAGAAGATCCTGACCGAGAGCTGGGGCGACGAGGGCCCGAGCTGGGCGCCGAACGGCCGCGTGCTGACCTTCTTTCGCAACGCGCGCGGATCGGGGCCGGCGCAAATCTGGTCGGTGGACCTGACCGGCCGGAACGAGCGGCACATTCCCACGCCGTTGGGCGGATCGGACCCGGATTGGGGACCTTTGCGCGAATAGGACGTTGACAAGACCATCGATAGGTATTCATGCCTTGTCTCGTCGGAGCGGGGCCGTAACGATCAAAAACAGAGGAGAAACAAAATGGCCAGAATGACCAGCAAGTTGATTGTTGCCGCCGCGCTCGTCGCCACTGCGGGCTGCGCCAAGAAGCGCCCCGAGGTGCTGCCGCCGGCGCCCGCGGAAACCGCGCCCACCGACACGACGCCGACCCAGCCGTCGCAGACCGGCACCACGGTCGTTCCCGGTTCGGCCGAAGACTTCAAGCAGTCGGTCGTCAGCGACACGATCCATTTCGATACCGACATGTACAATATCGACAGCGAAGCGCAGGGCATCCTGAGCAGCCAGGCGCAGTGGCTGGCGCGCTATCCGAATGTGCGCGTCACGATCGAAGGCCATGCCGACGAACGCGGCACGCGCGAATACAACCTCGCTTTGGGCGAACGCCGCGCCAACGCCACGGCCAATTACCTGGCTGCGCAGGGCGTCGATTCCTCGCGCATCAACACGATCAGCTATGGCAAGGAACGGCCGATCGCGCTGGGCTCCGACCCCGAAGCATGGGCGCAGAACCGCCGCGCGGTCACGGTGGTGCTGGAATAGCGCCACGCGCCATCCAGGCGATTGCAGAGGCGCCGTCGGACCCTGGTCCGGCGGCGTTTTCTTTGGCGTGATTCCGGCGCCGATCGGGCGGCGACGAGTGCCGATAGCACCCGCGCCGAAGGACTGCTCGCACCGCGATAGAGGGGTATTACGACTGGCGGGGACACCCCTCCGTCAGCCCTTCGGGCTGCCACCCCCCCTTGCAGGGGAGGATGATGCTTGGTCGGACGGGAAGCTTTGCCGGAGCCTGCTTCCGGTTTCGATTGCGTACCATCCTCAGATGATATAAAAGTGACATCATAATTAAGGAGGGAAGGATGGCAAACGAGATTTCCCGGCCCGTGGCGCTGCGGGCGAGCAGGGAGGGGGCGGCGGCCACGGCGAACGGCTATGGCATGCTGGTGGTGCTGCTGGCGGCGCTGGCCGTGCTGGCGATCGGAATCTTCAATGCGCGGCTCATGCCCTGGGGGCCGATCGTGATCGGCGTGGGCGCGATCGGCGCCACGTTCGTCGCGCTCGGTTTCTATCTGTTGCAGCCGAACCAGGCGGCGGCGATCCTGCTGTTCGGCGATTATCGCGGCACCGATCGTACCACCGGCCTGCGCTGGACCTGGCCGTGGATGACCAAGTCGAAGATTTCGGTGCGCGTGCACAACATCACCTCCGAACGGCTGAAGGTGAACGATCTGCGCGGCAATCCCATCGAGATCGCGTCGAACGTCGTATGGCGCGTGTCGGACACGGCGCAGGCGCTGTTCGACGTCGACGATTACAAGCAGTTCGTGAATATCCAGATCGAAAGCGCGGTGCGCGTCATCGGATCGCGCTATCCCTATGACGATTTCGATGCCGACGAAAAGACGCTCAGGAGCGATCCGATGCTGATCAGCGACGAACTGCGCGACGAGTTGCAGGATCGGGTGGCGGTTGCCGGCATCTATATCGACGAATGCCGGCTGACGCATCTCGCCTATGCGCAGGAAATCGCCCAGGCGATGCTGCGCCGGCAACAGGCGTCGGCCGTCGTCGCGGCACGGTCCAAGCTGGTCGAAGGCGCGGTCGGCATGGTCGAGATGGCGCTCGCCCAGCTTTCCGAGAAGAATGTCGTCGAACTGGACGACGAACGCCGCGCCGCCATGGTGTCGAACCTGATGGTGGTGCTGTGTTCGGAGCGGGACACGCAGCCCGTCGTCAATTCGGGCTCGTTATACCAATAGGAAGCAGGATTGGCGGCACCCCCGAAAAAGGCGTTTCCCCTGCGGTTGGATCCCGCGCTCCACGCGGCGGTCGAGCGTTCGGCGGCGGGCGACCTGCGCAGCGTCAACGCGCAGGTCGAATGCCTCTTGCGCGAGGCATTGGCGCGCCGCGGGGTGAAGCTGGCGCCGCCGGACCGGCGCAAGCGCGGCCGGCCGCCGACGGAACAGGAGGATTAGGTTATGGGACTGAGGAACAGGATCGCGAAATCCTATGCGGTGCGCCCCGGATACTGGTTCGCGCCGAAGCGCTTCGGCTGGGGCGTGGTGCCGGTGACGTGGCAGGGACTGGTGGCAACCGCTGCCTTCGTCGCGGCGATAATTGCCTGCGCCACGCTGTCGCCGGGACCCTGACCGGGTTGCTTGCGATGGCTGTCGTGACGGTCGCCTTCCTCCTGCTGGCGCGGCGCAAGACCGATGGCGAGGTGGAATGGCATTGGAGCCTGAAGAAGTGATCGCGGGCATGACCTCGCGCGTTGGCTGCGTTAGGA is a window encoding:
- a CDS encoding ABC transporter ATP-binding protein, producing the protein MTDPALRITKLSKAFDKPVIRDLDLEIASGQLYALLGPNGAGKTTTLRMVVGLTPMDRGSIAIYGIDTRADPLAAKAITAWLPDEPMLYDKLTPAEYLAFVAGLWSIPPAEAADEAERLLRWLRLWDVRDTRCEGFSRGMKQKVALAGALIHKPRLLILDEPLTGLDAEMARAVKDTLRAQVDAGATVIVTTHILEVAERLADRIGIIADGHLHAEGTLDELRSLAGSDDMTLEDTFIRLTSEPA
- the ybgC gene encoding tol-pal system-associated acyl-CoA thioesterase, encoding MTDLDQPVTGRFAGQEHRFPVRVYFEDTDLSGIVYHANYLRFMERARSDMLRCAGIDQRAAFEAGEGAYAVRHMDLDFVAPAKLDDALLVVSRVSRVRAAAVDIQQRVMRGDAILLDATVEAVFVAPSGRPRRQPKDWVAAFTPLITKGK
- the tolQ gene encoding protein TolQ: MDLFVQTDAATLSPVALFLQADWVVKFVMLGLLLASIWTWTIIFTFLFRLKNARKSIDKFEREFRKAEDIDAFHRMRGDSDIAVARVFSAGVTEWRRSTKGRAIDREGTRERLGTAMATAVANEVDQLSGRLNILATIGSVAPFVGLFGTVWGIMRSFTAIAGEQSSSLAVVAPGIAEALFATAIGLFAAIPAVIAYNRFSHGIDRVEARLNRFADGFHNTLSRQLETGA
- the tolR gene encoding protein TolR gives rise to the protein MAVNLPSSRGKGRRAPMAEINVTPLVDVMLVLLIIFMVTAPLLTAGVPVNLPESRAKPLEQSQKPIQVSLDDSGRIYVDDEAVTDRMLPDVLARRAGAAGAEPPQVYLRADRGLDYGRVMLVMGELNRAGLNRVALVTVGSDQQ
- a CDS encoding cell envelope biogenesis protein TolA; this translates as MMRGDKAALGVAVAAHVVLFGLLSVGFLSTPNPLNLESKPLDVSLVDEIALESAAPVATEDPAASLAPEIGDPSDAPAPADAAADLAPATPQPEAEPEPAPKPAESEKPAPKKPAPEKPAKKEPAKRETGKRAEAKPEPKKAQGSDKSSDKRARGSRLGDDFLKGITDTGTGKGETPRAEKIGSAVVANLADAIRRQVQPCANRVTNPGPGANEIVTKLRIRMNPDGSLAARPELRGQTGVGGENRRYARRVAELATSAFIACAPYNLPKQYYEGGWEDIILTYKLPG
- the tolB gene encoding Tol-Pal system beta propeller repeat protein TolB is translated as MPKIVTRLAAMLAPLAALLIAAPAAAQVEVDVVGGISEPMPIAIPPMPAAAPAQTAAGSTTDLGRQMAEVVSNDLKNSGLFRPLGSGLLRPVSFPQVTAPAFDYWSGTGAQALVQGFVRANDNGTLTVGCYLYDVFARTELTRQGFVVQPRDWRRAAHKCADTVYSRLTGEGPYFDSRIVYVSETGPKDHRIKRLAIMDQDGANHRFLTNGQSIVLTPRFAPNQQKIVYMSYENDRPSIYTYDLTSGRSRRLVSNVALAFAPRFSPDGRYVLFSMARGGNTDIYRISATGGSPQRLTDAPGIDTGGSYSPDGSRIVFESDRSGTQQLYVMNADGSGEHRISFGGGRYATPTWSPRGDLIAFTKITGDFRIAIMSPDGGGEKILTESWGDEGPSWAPNGRVLTFFRNARGSGPAQIWSVDLTGRNERHIPTPLGGSDPDWGPLRE
- the pal gene encoding peptidoglycan-associated lipoprotein Pal translates to MARMTSKLIVAAALVATAGCAKKRPEVLPPAPAETAPTDTTPTQPSQTGTTVVPGSAEDFKQSVVSDTIHFDTDMYNIDSEAQGILSSQAQWLARYPNVRVTIEGHADERGTREYNLALGERRANATANYLAAQGVDSSRINTISYGKERPIALGSDPEAWAQNRRAVTVVLE
- a CDS encoding SPFH domain-containing protein — its product is MANEISRPVALRASREGAAATANGYGMLVVLLAALAVLAIGIFNARLMPWGPIVIGVGAIGATFVALGFYLLQPNQAAAILLFGDYRGTDRTTGLRWTWPWMTKSKISVRVHNITSERLKVNDLRGNPIEIASNVVWRVSDTAQALFDVDDYKQFVNIQIESAVRVIGSRYPYDDFDADEKTLRSDPMLISDELRDELQDRVAVAGIYIDECRLTHLAYAQEIAQAMLRRQQASAVVAARSKLVEGAVGMVEMALAQLSEKNVVELDDERRAAMVSNLMVVLCSERDTQPVVNSGSLYQ
- a CDS encoding toxin-antitoxin system HicB family antitoxin, with product MAAPPKKAFPLRLDPALHAAVERSAAGDLRSVNAQVECLLREALARRGVKLAPPDRRKRGRPPTEQED